In Bacteroidota bacterium, one DNA window encodes the following:
- a CDS encoding PKD domain-containing protein produces MKTTIKKFQRILVAIILCFALTSKAQNCVTSFSYSVTNGNQVTFSNTSSNSTFGQYAWDFGDGYYGNAQNPTHTYSQNGNFTVCLYDSLCSSFACDTTISITNACSPPQIAITTIDASSSLNCDGSVIISISGGVSPYTLVDPNNVLVSLSGSVWSNTAMCTGFYGLTVTDNIGCQTQGGYQIKTNPCDAAFTYNDSGCTNGITYFVPALYKLSQVGASTTFSWDFGDGNVYTSYTGPEGHTYAAPGTYTVCLTVTDSANNCSVSHCESVIVNCSSSGSSCSIQLYSSLDSSNLSSNSYLFYPYVSWNGSVSYFWSFGDGNTSNQQYPSHTYANVGTYQVCLTILTSDSCSSTTCTTIFSAQSITVINTQGLAGIRSVQSSISNTFPNPANESVTINLKDVSKQQISILDMLGNEIIVKETQGLNSVTINTESIPNGIYLIKVDNELGTAKRLIISH; encoded by the coding sequence GCACAAAATTGTGTAACATCATTTAGTTATTCAGTCACGAATGGTAATCAGGTAACTTTTTCAAACACATCATCTAATTCTACATTCGGACAATATGCTTGGGATTTTGGAGATGGCTATTATGGGAATGCACAGAATCCTACTCATACCTACTCGCAAAATGGCAACTTTACTGTATGTTTATATGATTCGCTATGTAGTTCTTTTGCTTGCGATACTACAATTTCCATTACAAATGCATGCTCCCCACCTCAAATAGCAATAACAACAATAGACGCAAGCTCATCACTTAATTGTGATGGTTCTGTAATCATATCTATTTCCGGTGGAGTTAGTCCTTACACGCTAGTAGATCCAAACAATGTTTTAGTATCTCTTTCAGGATCAGTTTGGTCAAATACTGCCATGTGCACAGGATTTTATGGATTAACTGTAACAGATAATATTGGCTGCCAAACACAAGGTGGATATCAAATTAAAACAAATCCTTGTGATGCAGCATTTACCTACAATGATTCGGGTTGTACTAATGGAATAACTTACTTCGTTCCTGCTTTGTATAAATTGAGTCAAGTAGGCGCTAGTACAACTTTTTCATGGGATTTTGGTGATGGAAATGTATATACTTCCTATACCGGTCCAGAGGGCCACACTTATGCAGCCCCTGGAACATATACAGTGTGTTTAACAGTAACGGATAGTGCAAATAATTGCAGTGTTAGTCATTGTGAGTCTGTTATAGTAAATTGTTCGTCTTCTGGTTCTTCATGCTCTATTCAACTATATAGTAGCTTAGATAGTTCAAATTTAAGTAGCAACTCTTATTTGTTCTATCCATATGTATCGTGGAATGGCTCAGTAAGTTACTTCTGGAGTTTTGGAGATGGGAATACTTCAAACCAGCAGTATCCTTCACATACTTACGCAAATGTGGGTACATATCAAGTTTGTTTAACAATACTAACAAGTGATTCTTGCTCAAGTACAACTTGTACTACAATTTTTTCTGCACAGTCGATAACTGTTATAAATACTCAAGGGCTTGCTGGAATAAGAAGTGTACAATCTAGTATATCAAATACGTTCCCAAATCCGGCAAACGAAAGTGTAACCATAAATCTAAAAGATGTTTCCAAACAGCAAATTTCAATTCTAGATATGCTAGGCAATGAAATAATTGTAAAAGAAACGCAGGGATTGAATAGTGTAACTATAAATACAGAATCTATACCGAATGGTATCTATCTTATAAAAGTAGATAATGAACTAGGAACGGCAAAAAGATTGATCATTAGTCATTAG